The following proteins are encoded in a genomic region of Opisthocomus hoazin isolate bOpiHoa1 chromosome 4, bOpiHoa1.hap1, whole genome shotgun sequence:
- the NBEAL2 gene encoding neurobeachin-like protein 2 isoform X1 — MASRERLYELWMLYFAKKDLAYLQQWLEAFVMNFERIIALPSLEPRRPEDSASEIPVLPREVVQVLSQQLGHCVAQVPREEGGGAGLGQALLLLKFFIIICRNPENIQGDKTPGFIPEVLKLLRVCASKLRTIRADEGSGVQLESGMLYALHLCECLFDPYQTWRRQLSGELISAKEKSKYKFAPAPLPPEFGAFFQESFQTGAQLPETLQLRLIHLFGAVLSGSKPNALRAITPAAVEVLLGVLRRGGGGTPAPVPGLLELALRGVVAVVHVLHGSSPGAGPVPLRVLLDGYFRVLNSDLPVASLAPEAAGGLIALRVLMLDAIPAMLSCEDRPVLQAVFLSNNCFEHIIRLLQNSKLYLSSSREVGEAQDQVPAQPPDGDGLQQVFDGSSDAIAVHAVRVLTAIMSNSPSAKEVFKERIGYAHLYEVLRSQGQPTQRLLQELLNMAVEGDHGSFPVRPIRNEQPLLILLAWLPALACQELQVFLSGQLQRLCEASLPSRLTCVKAGMVGCLLGALATEPALPAACSENLLELLRALGSLSIRPGELRQLLRLLRHERGRGPHPYAAPVIRALSGMARVEGPPRALQCFDLTPGMAGIMVPAIQKWPGGAFAFHAWLCLSEEEPEPPVRPKRRQLYSFFTAGGTGFEAFFTAGGVLVVAVCTKKDYMTVALPEFAFNDSAWHCVDIVHIAGRRPFGQNIVSIYADGHLRKTAQLRFPSLHESFTSCCIGSAGHRTTTTTATTAGHLPASHGPELVFPPRPALGRSQSVPATLGPHAWTPTQPPTEGVVATTAAGSQDTEWGSPTSLEGHLGSVAIFCEALQQAQVKTLFCMGPNVTSPFALEGDLVELSSKLLLYYTPQACRNNICLDLSPSHGLDGRLTGHKVVNWDIKDVVNCVGGMGVLLPLLEQVVSKKEEPEDEQETNDLVGPELTSSRNAQGMLIPLGKSSESRLERNSVAAFLLLVKNFIQNHPVNQESLVQCHGPAIIGALLQKVSSPLLDMSTLMASQILMEQVGSEGSGLLLHLLYQHLLFDFRIWSNSDFAVRLGHIQYLANVIKDHKQRVRKKYGVQYILDSIRTYYGISREKTTATDDIKTVQTSLFSLVKDFFCRSFSGEEMQSLLSYVAGAQDEQQVCGALEVIHSLLKGSPAQEQLFAFLFEPGHVEVLFSLLVQKKFSDEVRERVFKVLYKMLKYEKVPERSKNRLKLKDIGYQGLIACLSDVPSSMLLFRCLSEQVLGADPPNYKDLVAVVYLSHRAELTVRLDICRKLFHLIYAQQDMVKQLARLAGWQDTLTKLYVKESYESRQHSLSNAGNGGCLELLRLSDTPSKEGMSSPPAELQELDVFLPLGYEASDQELSEGFSDHSISPSGRTKSFHSYNFKSFDSSDRASRSSSNPGDGPPFDGVYHPLSPFSTSPFDLGLDLASTCSIATAESGTQTPTSGPGTPSPLESFKPFPGMRARKSSSLSNVLDESSYQDALPSDNVSNTSNPQQTPEEELCNLLTNIIFSVTWRGVEGWDDAAWRERGQVFSVLTKLGMACELVRPPDEIKRSLLEMMLESALTDLKESGPATLPGLTHNALKLLRLLQDFLFSEGHNNQALWSEKIYEGVSSLLDKLGVWYHLANGTSDLKEMAQTGLRVLVGYIMLQDPQLHSLAYVKLHSLLQTASAPKKDEACYLLGKLETPLRRSLDAKSETFSWLVPIVRTLMDQCYETLQLQVFLPSLPPTNGSPTFYEDFQLFCTTPEWRGFIEKHVQPTMAQFEMDTFAKSHDHMSNFWNACYDAMMSSSQRREQEKAASRKMFQELVLEPAAKRCKAENARHANVLKQANNHHSTVLKQWRSLCRLLTSSRSAWADRNPPEVRWKLSSAETYSRMRLKLVPNLNFDQHLEASALRDNLGADHLHNPAESLPLAMAKEAKVSELEDDQLAEEDLPVLDNQAEPKEQNQREKLVVSEDCELITTVAVVPGRLEVTTQHVYFYDGSSEKEETEGGIGYDFKRPLSHLREVHLRRYNLRRSALELFFIDQANYFLNFKKKVVAPFPPPQAPPGAMALPRLQPLHDLPTSPQVRNKVYSCILGLRPTNQIYFGSRSPQELLKASGLTQKWVLREISNFEYLMQLNTIAGRTYNDLSQYPVFPWILRDYVSETLDLTDPAVFRDLSKPIGVANERHARDVKEKYESFEDPTGTVDKFHYGTHYSNAAGVMHYLIRTEPFTTLHIQLQSGRFDCSDRQFHSVPAAWQARMENPVDVKELIPEFFYFPEFLENQNGFNLGCLQLSNEKVGDVVLPRWARSREDFIYQHRKALESEYVSAHLHEWIDLIFGYKQRGPAAVEALNVFYYCTYEGAVDLDAIADETQRKALEGIISNFGQTPCQLLKEPHPARLSAESAARRLARLDTRSPNVFENLDQLKSFFVEGISDGVALVQAVVPKNQAHSFITQGSPDVLVTVSANGLLGTHNWLPYDKNISNYFSFTKDPTVSNAKTQRFLQGPFAPGADLCSRTLAVSPDGKLLFSGGHWDNSLRVTSLAKGKVVGQITRHIDVVTCLALDLCGIYLISGSRDTTCMVWQVLQQGGFSSGLAPKPVQVLYGHDAEVTCVAISTELDMAVSGSKDGTIIIHTIRRGLFIRSLRPPGESSPPAVLSHLAVGLEGQVVAQTTVGQRACSKERFALHLYSVNGKHLSSVPLDEEVTAMCLTEEFVVLGTTQCGLEIRDLQSLRAAMPPVPMRVPVHSVSVTKEKSHILVGLEDGKLIVVGAGQPAEVRPGQFHRRLWRSTRRISQVSAGETEYNPAEGRS, encoded by the exons GCCGGAGGATTCGGCGTCGGAGATCCCGGTGCTGCCACGGGAGGTGGTGCAGGtgctgagccagcagctggggcactgCGTGGCCCAGGTCCCgcgggaggagggcggcggggccggcttggggcaggctctgctgctcctcaagTTCTTCATCATCATCTGCAG gAACCCGGAAAACATCCAAGGGGACAAAACCCCCGGCTTCATCCCGGAGGTGCTGAAGCTGCTGCGGGTCTGTGCCAGCAAG CTGAGGACCATCCGGGCGGATGAGGGGAGCGGGGTGCAGCTGGAGAGCGGGATGCTCTACGCCCTGCATCTCTGCGAGTGCCTCTTCGACCCCTACCAGACCTGGCGACGGCAGCTGAGCGG GGAACTCATCAGCGCCAAGGAGAAGAGTAAATACAAGTTCGCCCCGGCCCCTTTGCCCCCCGAGTTCGGCGCCTTCTTCCAAG agAGTTTCCAAACGGGAGCGCAGCTCCCCGAAACGCTCCAGCTCCGACTGATCCATCTTTTTGGGGCCGTCCTCTCCGGATCCAAG CCCAACGCGCTGCGGGCCATCACGCCGGCGGCGGTGGAGGTTCTGCTGGGGGTGCTGCGGCGGGGAGGCGGTGGGACCCCCGCTCCGGTCCCCGGGTTGCTGGAGCTGGCGTTGCGTGGCGTGGTGGCCGTGGTCCACGTGCTGCACGGCAGCAGTCCCGGCGCCGGCCCCGTCCCGTTGCGTGTCCTCCTGGATGGTTACTTCAGGGTGCTCAATTCGGATCTGCCCGTGGCTTCCTTGGCGCCGGAGGCGGCCGGTGGCCTCATCGCTCTCCGTGTCCTCATGCTGG ATGCCATCCCGGCCATGCTGAGCTGCGAGGACCGCCCGGTCCTCCAAGCCGTGtttctcagcaacaactgctTCGAGCACATCATCCGCCTCCTCCAGAACAGCAAG CTCTACCTCAGCAGCTCGCGGGAGGTGGGTGAAGCTCAGGACCAGGTCCCCGCGCAGCCACCGGATGGGGATGGGCTCCAGCAG GTTTTTGACGGCAGCTCCGATGCCATCGCGGTCCACGCTGTCAGAGTGCTCACCGCCATCATGAGCAACTCGCCCTCAGCCAAG GAGGTGTTCAAGGAGCGCATCGGCTATGCCCACCTCTACGAGGTGTTGAGGAGCCAAGGCCAGCCCACCCAACGCctgctccaggagctcctcaACATG GCAGTGGAAGGTGACCACGGCTCCTTCCCGGTGCGTCCCATCCGCAACGAGCAACCCCTGCTCATCCTGCTGGCCTGGTTGCCAGCGCTGGCCTGCCAGGAGCTGCAGGTCTTCCTCTCGGGCCAGCTGCAGCGGCTCTGTGAAGCCTCCCTGCCCAGCCGCCTCACCTGTGTCAAGGCAGGCATGGTCGGTTGCCTGTTGGGTGCCTTGGCCACCGAgccagcgctgccggcagcctgctccgaaaatttgctggagctgctgcgggCGTTGGGCAGCCTCTCCATCCGCCCCGGGGAGCTGCGgcagctgctgcggctgctgcgaCACGAGCGGGGTCGGGGACCGCATCCCTACGCGGCGCCCGTCATCCGGGCGCTCTCGGGGATGGCGCGGGTCGAGGGACCCCCCCGGGCGCTGCAGTGCTTCGACCTGACGCCCGGCATGGCGGGGATCATGGTGCCTGCCATCCAGAAGTGGCCCGGTGGTGCCTTCGCCTTCCACGCCTGGTTGTGCCTGAGCGAGGAGGAGCCCGAGCCACCGGTGAGGCCGAAGAGGAGGCAGCTCTACAG CTTCTTCACAGCCGGCGGGACGGGCTTCGAGGCGTTCTTCACCGCCGGCGGTGTGTTGGTGGTGGCCGTCTGCACCAAGAAGGACTACATGACGGTGGCATTGCCGGAGTTTGCCTTCAACGACTCGGCTTGG CACTGCGTTGACATTGTCCACATTGCTGGCCGACGGCCCTTTGGCCAGAACATCGTCAGCATCTACGCTGATGGGCACTTGCGGAAGACGGCGCAGCTCCGCTTTCCGTCCCTCCACGAG TCCTTCACCTCCTGCTGCATCGGCTCTGCAGGCCACcggaccaccaccaccaccgcaaCCACCGCTGGCCACCTGCCGGCGTCCCACGGGCCGGAGCTGGTCTTCCCCCCGCGCCCAGCACTCGGCCGCTCCCAGTCCGTCCCCGCCACGCTGGGCCCCCACGCCTGGACCCCTACTCAGCCCCCCACCGAGGGGGTGGTGGCCACCACGGCGGCCGGTAGCCAGGACACCGAGTGGGGCAGCCCCACCTCCCTGGAGGGTCACCTGGGATCCGTGGCCATCTTCTGCGAGGCACTGCAGCAAGCCCAGGTCAAGACGCTCTTCTGCATGG GACCAAACGTCACATCACCGTTTGCGCTAGAAGGTGACTTGGTGGAGCTCAGCAGCAAGCTTTTGCTGTACTACACCCCACAG GCCTGCAGGAACAACATCTGCCTGGACCTCTCTCCCAGCCATGGCTTGGACGGGAGGCTGACGGGACACAAGGTGGTCAACTGGGACATAAAG GACGTGGTCAACTGCGTGGGTGGGATGGGCGTGCTGCTACCCCTGCTCGAGCAAGTGGTTTCCAAGAAGGAGGAGCCCGAGGATGAGCAGGAGACCAACGACCTGGTGGGGCCAGAGCTGACATCCTCCAGGAACGCCCAGGGCATGCTCATCCCGCTGGGCAAGTCCTCAG AGAGCAGGCTGGAGAGGAACAGCGTGGCCGCCTTCCTGCTGCTGGTGAAGAACTTCATCCAGAACCACCCAGTGAACCAGGAGAGCCTGGTACAGTGCCACGGGCCGGCCATCATTGGGGCGCTGCTGCAGAAG GTCTCCAGTCCGCTGCTGGACATGAGCACGCTGATGGCCTCACAGATCCTCATGGAGCAGGTGGGCTCCGAGGGCAGCGGGCTCTTGCTGCACCTCCTCTACCAGCATCTCCTCTTCGACTTCCGCATCTGGAGCAACAGCGACTTCGCCGTCCGCTTAG GTCACATCCAGTATCTGGCCAACGTCATCAAGGACCACAAGCAGCGCGTCCGCAAGAAGTACGGGGTGCAGTACATCCTCGACTCCATCCGGACGTACTATGG CATCTCCAGGGAGAAGACCACAGCCACCGATGACATCAAGACAGTGCAGACGTCCCTCTTCAGTCTGGTGAAGGATTTCTTCTGCAGGAGCTTCTCCGGGGAGGAGATGCAGAGCTTGCTGAGCTACGTGGCCGGGGCACAGGACGAGCAGCAG GTCTGCGGGGCACTGGAGGTGATCCACAGCCTGCTGAAGGGCTcacctgcccaggagcagctctttGCCTTCCTCTTTGAGCCAGGCCACGTGGAGGTCCTCTTCTCGCTACTGGTGCAGAAGAAGTTCTCGGATGAAGTGCGGGAGAGGGTCTTCAAG GTCCTCTACAAGATGCTGAAGTACGAGAAGGTCCCTGAGCGCAGCAAGAACCGCCTGAAGCTGAAGGACATCGGGTACCAGGGGCTGATCGCCTGCCTCAGCGACGTCCCCAGCTCCATGCTGCTCTTCCGCTGCCTCTCGGAGCAGGTCCTCGGGGCAG ACCCTCCCAACTACAAGGACCTGGTGGCCGTGGTTTACCTGTCCCACCGGGCTGAGCTGACCGTCCGGCTAGATATCTGCCGCAAG CTCTTCCACTTGATCTACGCGCAGCAGGACATGGTGAAGCAGCTGGCGAGGTTGGCTGGCTGGCAGGACACGCTCACCAAGCTCTACGTCAAGGAGTCCTACGAGTCCCGTCAGCACAGCCTGAGCAACGCGGGCAACGGGGGCTGCCTGGAGCTCCTCCGCCTCTCAGACACTCCCAGCAAAGAGGGGATGAGCTCGCCACCAGccgagctgcaggagctggacgTCTTCCTGCCTCTGGGCTACGAGGCCTCTGACCAGGAGCTCTCCGAAGGCTTCTCCGACCACTCCATCTCCCCGAGCGGCCGCACCAAGTCCTTCCACTCCTACAACTTCAAGTCTTTCGACTCCTCTGACCGGGCCAGCCGCTCGTCCTCCAACCCCGGTGATGGTCCTCCCTTTGATGGTGTCTATCACCCACTCTCACCCTTCTCCACCTCACCCTTTGACCTGGGGCTTGACCTGGCCAGCACCTGCTCCATTGCCACAGCCGAGAGTGGCACGCAGACCCCCACCAGCGGCCCTGGCACCCCCTCACCCCTGGAGAGCTTCAAGCCCTTCCCGGGGATGCGAGCACGCAAGAGCTCCAGCCTCTCCAACGTCCTGGATGAGAGCAGCTACCAGGATGCTCTGCCCAGTGACAATGTCTCCAACACCAGCAACCCCCAG CAAACGCCTGAGGAGGAGCTGTGCAACCTCTTGACCAACATCATCTTCTCGGTGACCTGGCGCGGGGTGGAGGGCTGGGATGACGCAGCGTGGAGGGAGCGCGGGCAGGTCTTCTCTGTCCTCACCAAGCTGGGGATGGCGTGTGAGCTGGTGCGGCCCCCTGATGAGATCAAGCGCAG CCTGCTGGAGATGATGCTGGAATCGGCGCTGACGGACCTGAAGGAGTCGGGGCCGGCCACCCTGCCCGGTCTCACCCACAACGCCCTCAAGCTGCTGCGGCTGCTCCAGGACTTCTTGTTCTCCGAGGGACACAACAACCAGGCTCTGTGGAGCGAGAAG ATCTACGAGGGGGTGAGCAGTCTGCTGGACAAGCTCGGCGTCTGGTACCACCTGGCCAACGGCACCTCCGACCTCAAGGAGATGGCCCAGACGGGTCTACGCGTCCTCGTGGGCTACATCATGCTGCAAGACCCCCAG ctaCACTCGCTGGCGTACGTGAAGCTCCACAGCCTGCTGCAGACCGCCTCAGCCCCCAAAAAGGACGAGGCTTGCTACCTGCTGGGCAAGCTGGAGACCCCGCTGCGACGCTCGCTGGACGCCAAGTCGGAGACCTTCTCCTGGTTGGTGCCCATCGTCCGCACTCTCATGGACCAGTGCTACGAGACCCTGCAGCTGCAGGTCTTCCTGCCCTCGCTGCCCCCCACCAACGGCAGCCCAACCTTCTACGAGGACTTCCAGCTCTTCTGCACCACCCCGGAGTGGAGGGGCTTCATCGAGAAGCAC GTGCAGCCCACCATGGCCCAGTTTGAGATGGACACCTTCGCCAAGAGCCACGACCACATGTCCAATTTCTGGAACGCCTGCTACGATGCCATGATGAGCAGCTCCCAGCGACGGGAGCAGGAGAAGGCGGCCAGCCGCAAGATGTTCCAG GAGCTGGTGCTGGAGCCGGCGGCGAAGCGCTGCAAAGCAGAAAACGCCCGGCACGCCAACGTGCTCAAGCAGGCCAACAACCACCACAGCACCGTGCTGAAGCAGTGGCGGTCCCTGTGCCGCCTCCTCACCTCATCCCGCTCCGCCTGGGCTGACCG GAACCCACCGGAGGTTCGCTGGAAGCTGTCGAGCGCCGAGACCTACTCCCGGATGAGGCTGAAGCTGGTGCCCAACCTGAATTTTGACCAACACTTGGAGGCCAGCGCGCTACGGGACAACTTGG GAGCCGACCACCTTCACAACCCCGCCGAGTCCCTGCCACTCGCCATGGCCAAGGAGGCCAAGGTGAGCGAGCTGGAAGATGACCAACTGGCCGAGGAGGACCTCCCCGTCCTGGACAACCA GGCTGAGCCCAAGGAGCAAAACCAGCGGGAGAAGCTGGTGGTCTCAGAGGACTGCGAGCTCATCACGACGGTGGCGGTTGTCCCCGGCCGCTTGGAGGTCACAACCCAGCACGTCTACTTCTACGACGGCAGCAGCGAGAAGGAGGAGACAGAGGGAG GGATCGGCTACGACTTCAAGCGCCCCTTGTCCCACCTGCGCGAGGTCCACCTGCGCCGCTACAACCTACGCCGCTCTGCACTTGAGCTCTTCTTCATCGACCAGGCCAACTACTTCCTCAACTTCAAAAAAAAGGTGGTGGcaccctttccccctccccaagcccctCCTGGGGCCATGGCACTGCCCAGGCTCCAGCCACTCCACGACCTACCGACGTCCCCTCAGGTGAGGAACAAGGTATACTCCTGCATCCTTGGCCTGCGTCCCACCAACCAGATCTACTTCGGCAGCCGGTCACCCCAGGAGCTGCTGAAAGCCTCAGGGCTCACCCAG aaaTGGGTCCTGCGGGAGATCTCCAACTTCGAGTACCTCATGCAGCTGAACACGATTGCAGGACGCACCTACAATGACCTCTCCCAGTACCCTGTG TTCCCATGGATCCTGCGGGATTACGTCTCGGAGACCCTCGACCTCACCGACCCAGCCGTGTTTCGGGACCTGTCCAAGCCCATTGGGGTGGCCAACGAGCGGCACGCCCGGGACGTGAAGGAGAA GTACGAGAGCTTCGAGGACCCCACGGGCACCGTGGACAAGTTCCACTACGGCACACACTACTCCAACGCGGCGGGCGTCATGCACTACCTGATCCGCACCGAGCCCTTCACCACCCTccacatccagctgcagagcgGCAG GTTTGACTGCTCGGACCGGCAGTTCCACTCGGTGCCAGCAGCGTGGCAAGCCCGCATGGAGAACCCCGTAGACGTCAAGGAGCTCATCCCCGAGTTCTTCTACTTCCCTGAGTTCCTGGAGAACCAGAACG GCTTCAACCTgggctgcctgcagctctccaACGAGAAGGTGGGCGACGTGGTGCTGCCCCGGTGGGCGCGCTCCCGCGAGGACTTCATCTACCAGCAccgcaaagccctg GAGTCAGAGTATGTCTCAGCCCACCTCCACGAGTGGATCGACCTCATTTTTGGGTACAAGCAACGAGGCCCGGCCGCCGTGGAGGCCCTCAACGTCTTCTACTACTGCACATATGAGG GGGCCGTGGACCTGGACGCCATCGCTGATGAGACGCAGAGGAAAGCTCTGGAGGGCATCATCAGCAACTTTGGGCAGACGCCCTGCCAGCTGCTCAAG GAACCCCATCCCGCCCGGCTGTCGGCAGAGAGCGCTGCCCGGAGGCTGGCCCGCCTCGACACCCGCTCACCCAACGTCTTCGAGAACCTGGACCAGCTGAAGTCCTTCTTCGTGGAG GGCATCAGTGATGGGGTGGCTCTGGTGCAAGCAGTGGTCCCCAAGAACCAGGCGCACTCCTTCATCACTCAGGGATCACCCGACGTCCTG GTCACCGTGAGTGCCAACGGCTTGCTGGGCACCCACAACTGGTTACCCTACGACAAGAACATCTCCAACTACTTCAGCTTCACCAAAGACCCCACCGTCTCCAACGCAAA GACCCAGCGCTTCCTGCAGGGCCCCTTCGCCCCCGGCGCGGACCTCTGCTCCCGCACGCTGGCCGTGTCCCCCGACGGGAAGCTGCTCTTCAGCGGGGGGCATTGGGACAACAGCCTCCGCGTCACCTCGCTGGCCAAAGGGAAGGTCGTTGGGCAGATCACCCGGCACATAG ATGTTGTCACCTGCCTGGCGCTTGACCTCTGCGGCATCTACCTCATTTCTGGGTCGCGAGACACCACCTGCATGGTGTGGCAGGTCCTACAGCAG GGTGGGTTCTCCAGCGGCTTGGCTCCCAAACCTGTCCAGGTCCTATACGGCCACGACGCTGAGGTGACATGCGTGGCCATCAGCACCGAGCTGGACATGGCGGTGTCGGGGTCCAag GATGGCACCATCATCATCCACACCATCCGCCGGGGTCTCTTCATCCGGTCCCTGCGGCCGCCCGGCGAGAGCTCTCCACCCGCTGTCCTCTCCCACCTGGCCGTGGGGCTGGAAGGGCAGGTGGTCGCCCAGACCACCGTGGGTCAGCGAGCCTGCTCCAAG GAGAGGTTTGCGCTGCACCTCTACTCGGTGAACGGGAAGCACCTCTCCTCCGTCCCCCTGGACGAGGAGGTGACGGCCATGTGCCTGACGGAGGAGTTCGTGGTGCTGGGGACCACGCAGTGCGGGCTGGAGATCCGTGACCTCCAGAG CCTCAGGGCAGCCATGCCCCCCGTGCCCATGCGGGTGCCCGTCCACAGCGTGTCCGTCACCAAGGAGAAGAGTCACATCTTGGTGGGGTT